In the genome of Planococcus donghaensis, the window TGCTTTCACGTACGCATGATTCTAAGTTATCGCTAACGATTACTCCAATAGCACGATCTACTGCACTTCTTACTGCTGAGAGTTGCATAACGACGTCTCTGCATTCGCCTTCGCTCTCAACCATTTTAATTACACCGCGTAGCTGGCCTTCTATTCTTTTCAATCGGTTTTCAACAAGTTTATCGTATTTCATATCGATTATGCCTCCTATTAATAAAATAAAGGATATCTTACTTACCCCTTATTTTATACCCCTTAGGGTATGCAGTCAACACATTAGCTTACGATAAAAATCTCTTTAACATAAAGACCAGCTCGGGTGCATATGTGCATATCTAATTACACAGACTGGTCAATACATTTGATCAATCGTTGTTCAATGTCTTCTGCAATCGATTTAATATTTTGGTCTTCTACCATGCCAATCAAAGCAGTTGGTTTTGGCATTCCAATTTTCACACTGTCGCTTTCTTTGTAAACAACGATTTTACAAGGCAGGAAGTAGCCAATCATCAAGTTTTCAGATAGTACCCGATTTGCTTCTTGCGGATTACAAACTTCTAAAATCGTATAAGGAGTATCGAAATCTTCCCCTTTTTCTTGAAGCTTCGCAGTTAAATCAAAATTCCAAAGTACGCCGAACTTTTCTGCCTTTAAGTTTTCTTCTAAAGCTTCAACGGCCTCGCTCACTGATTTAGATGTATCGACTGTGTAATTGAACATATATAAGTTCCTCCTCATGTTTTTTCGCTCTACAAGTACCCTACCCCGTATAAAATCGGTTAAACATAAGAAACCTCAGTTCAAGCTTTTATCTATTCACCAAATAAATGCTGCCCATGTAATTGCGATGGCGAGGATAACCAAGCTTGAATAACTGCCGACAATTATTTGTTCTTTAAATGAAAGAGCGTTTTTTTGAAAAGCTAAAAATGTGGTTGGTGAATGAATTGGTAATACTGTAACACCACCAATAATCATAATCACTAAAAATGCACTCGCTATAATCGACAAGTCAAGAATACGTGCATAATTCATAATGATAGGAAAAATAATAATCATTGAAGTCGAGGGTACGACAAATAAAAAACGTAACACAAAAATAAAACCAGCAATAAAAACAAAATTGCCAACCTCTCCGAGCCCTTCTGGTAAAAAGCTCATCAATTGTTCAGCGAGCACGAGTGCTGTCCCATTCATTTCAATTACGTAACCAAGTGAAAAGGAAGATCCTATTAGTAAGAAACTTTCCCAATCATAGTTTCTTATCGTCTGATTGGTTATTAACCCATTAATCGGCATTCCATAATACCCTACTAACAAGAGAGGGGCCAATACTAACGGCACTTGTTCATGATCTAAAACAATCCAACTAATAATCATCATGCCAAAAGGTACGATCACCCACCAAAAACGTGGCGGGAGTTTTTCATCATTCATTTTAGGAACTTCCCAATTAGTAGCGCCCCTAGCGTCATTTTGCCCCTTAAAGTAAAACCAAACGCTAAAACTAATAACTAGCATTGCGATCCAAAGTGGTGGAGCAATGCGTAAAAACCATCCGAGCCATGAAATTTCAGTATTTCCAAAATCCTTCAATAGTTGCGCCGCCAAAATTGGAAATCCACCGCCGGTAAACACCACCATTGTTGAGTTTTGATTGAACATTCCTATTAAGTACATGCAGTATTTACGAAATAAGCTTTTTTGTCCAAAGCCGAACTGAACGTTTAGTTGTTCAATAATGGGCTCGAGTATACGAAATCGTGCCACAGCTGACGGC includes:
- a CDS encoding SLC13 family permease, with the protein product MALSKFRFWSLFFLLSLTSIYYIYPDIASAYSLQQQLTLLLLGIAIYFWTISSLPIAASSFVLIGLMLMFGVVGEPEEAFTGFISSALYFILVLSLISSALVTAGVDRVFAQIIMKFSRGGFRAILFGLPLLILWMPIFLPSAVARFRILEPIIEQLNVQFGFGQKSLFRKYCMYLIGMFNQNSTMVVFTGGGFPILAAQLLKDFGNTEISWLGWFLRIAPPLWIAMLVISFSVWFYFKGQNDARGATNWEVPKMNDEKLPPRFWWVIVPFGMMIISWIVLDHEQVPLVLAPLLLVGYYGMPINGLITNQTIRNYDWESFLLIGSSFSLGYVIEMNGTALVLAEQLMSFLPEGLGEVGNFVFIAGFIFVLRFLFVVPSTSMIIIFPIIMNYARILDLSIIASAFLVIMIIGGVTVLPIHSPTTFLAFQKNALSFKEQIIVGSYSSLVILAIAITWAAFIW
- a CDS encoding metal-sensitive transcriptional regulator, with translation MKYDKLVENRLKRIEGQLRGVIKMVESEGECRDVVMQLSAVRSAVDRAIGVIVSDNLESCVRESIEKGESTESMVKEAVDLLVKSR
- a CDS encoding DUF302 domain-containing protein, encoding MFNYTVDTSKSVSEAVEALEENLKAEKFGVLWNFDLTAKLQEKGEDFDTPYTILEVCNPQEANRVLSENLMIGYFLPCKIVVYKESDSVKIGMPKPTALIGMVEDQNIKSIAEDIEQRLIKCIDQSV